Proteins found in one Collinsella aerofaciens genomic segment:
- a CDS encoding UvrD-helicase domain-containing protein: MTQPLPWEKNTAVPVPPAPEPVPLDAYTAPAAPEPELVPLDIYDAPAPAPKPAKPLVDIDSLNPAQREAVLTTEGPLLVLAGAGSGKTRVLTFRIAHMLGDLGVKPWQVLAITFTNKAAAEMRERLAALIPSDTRGMWVCTFHAMCVRMLREDADLLGYTGQFTIYDDDDSKRMVRDIMQALGIEQKQFPINMIRSKISSAKNAMIGPEDMLKSADSPNDKKAAQVYLELERRLRAANAMDFDDLLVRTLELLRTRPEVLDKYQERFRYISVDEYQDTNHVQYEIANLLAAKYQNLMVVGDDDQSIYSWRGADITNILDFEKDFKNCKTVKLEQNYRSTGHILNAANAVVRHNSQRKDKRLFTAEGDGEKIQAFQASDERDEGRWIAGEIEKLHAKGTSYDDIAVFYRTNAQSRILEDMFLRAGVPYKIVGGTRFFDRAEIRDVMAYLKMIVNPADEMSVKRVINTPRRGIGSTSIQKIEQLARDNRCSFFQACEIACAETGMFSAKVRNGLSSFVSLVREGRRMDGELKDVVEMIVDKTGLLQAFRAEGTMESESRAENIQEFLGVAAEFEETHEDIEGTLESLEELRAAGVADVPAGAEPEPVVVSAPAPEPGPSAPASSFEALVGARDAAGSNPLDSLAAPALSPQDALAAAIAGNAYAAPTEMPAGAVHADEIERTYGPLTCKALPALMEWLALRSDLDSLAGETHAITMMTIHSAKGLEFPAVFVAGMEEGIFPHVHDFGGSDDPGKLEEERRLAYVAITRARKRLFLTYAATRRTYGSTSANPRSRFLNEIPFEDIEFSGIGSAGFEGTGWEKRGDRHGTFGSGMGSDMYGGKVFGSHTRSTGGSGSRGGSSFDDFFGGSSYGTERHRGVSPDAGRVASTFGSGALRAKKPSSKVSPTVERKVDRASASQDFAAGDTVSHKTFGTGTVISVAGDMIEVQFEKTGQTKKLMKGFAPIVKLS; the protein is encoded by the coding sequence ATGACCCAGCCCCTGCCCTGGGAAAAGAACACCGCGGTACCCGTGCCGCCCGCGCCGGAACCCGTGCCGCTCGATGCGTACACCGCCCCCGCCGCGCCGGAGCCCGAGCTCGTCCCGCTCGACATCTACGACGCCCCGGCCCCGGCACCCAAACCTGCCAAGCCGCTCGTCGATATCGATAGCCTGAACCCCGCCCAGCGCGAGGCGGTCCTGACCACCGAGGGCCCGCTGCTGGTCCTTGCCGGCGCCGGCTCGGGCAAGACCCGCGTCCTGACCTTCCGCATCGCGCATATGCTTGGCGACCTGGGCGTTAAGCCCTGGCAGGTCCTGGCCATCACGTTTACCAACAAGGCCGCGGCCGAGATGCGCGAGCGTCTGGCAGCGCTCATCCCCAGCGACACCCGCGGCATGTGGGTGTGCACCTTCCATGCCATGTGCGTGCGCATGCTGCGCGAGGACGCCGACCTGCTGGGCTACACCGGGCAGTTCACCATCTACGACGATGACGACTCAAAGCGCATGGTGCGCGACATTATGCAGGCGCTCGGCATCGAGCAAAAGCAGTTCCCCATCAACATGATCCGCAGCAAGATCAGCTCGGCTAAAAACGCCATGATCGGGCCCGAGGACATGCTCAAATCCGCCGACAGCCCTAATGACAAAAAGGCCGCGCAAGTCTACCTGGAGCTGGAGCGCCGCCTGCGCGCCGCCAATGCGATGGACTTCGACGACCTGCTCGTGCGCACGCTCGAGCTGCTGCGCACCCGCCCCGAGGTGCTCGATAAGTACCAAGAGCGCTTCCGCTACATTAGCGTCGACGAGTATCAGGACACCAACCACGTCCAGTACGAAATCGCCAACCTGCTGGCCGCCAAGTACCAAAACCTCATGGTCGTGGGCGACGATGACCAGTCCATTTACAGCTGGCGTGGCGCCGACATCACCAATATCCTGGACTTTGAGAAGGATTTTAAAAACTGCAAGACCGTCAAGCTGGAGCAGAACTATCGTTCCACGGGTCATATCCTGAACGCCGCCAACGCCGTGGTACGCCACAACTCGCAGCGCAAGGACAAGCGCCTGTTTACGGCCGAGGGCGATGGCGAGAAGATCCAGGCCTTCCAGGCGAGCGACGAGCGCGACGAGGGCCGCTGGATTGCCGGCGAGATCGAGAAGCTGCATGCCAAAGGCACGAGCTACGACGACATTGCCGTGTTCTATCGCACCAACGCCCAGTCGCGTATCCTCGAAGATATGTTCCTGCGCGCGGGCGTGCCCTACAAGATCGTGGGTGGCACGCGATTCTTCGACCGTGCCGAGATCCGTGATGTCATGGCCTACCTTAAGATGATCGTGAACCCGGCCGACGAGATGAGCGTCAAGCGCGTCATCAACACACCGCGCCGCGGCATCGGTTCCACCTCGATCCAAAAGATCGAGCAGCTGGCGCGCGACAACCGCTGCTCGTTCTTCCAGGCTTGCGAGATCGCGTGTGCCGAAACCGGCATGTTTAGCGCCAAGGTGCGCAACGGCCTGTCGAGCTTTGTGTCGCTGGTGCGCGAGGGTCGCCGCATGGACGGCGAGCTCAAGGACGTTGTCGAGATGATTGTCGATAAGACGGGCCTACTGCAGGCTTTCCGCGCCGAGGGCACCATGGAGTCCGAGAGCCGCGCCGAGAACATCCAGGAATTCCTGGGCGTCGCTGCCGAATTTGAGGAGACGCACGAGGACATCGAGGGTACGCTCGAGAGCTTGGAAGAGCTGCGCGCAGCCGGTGTTGCCGACGTGCCTGCCGGCGCCGAGCCCGAGCCCGTCGTGGTGAGCGCGCCTGCGCCCGAACCGGGGCCATCTGCCCCGGCATCCTCGTTTGAGGCACTCGTCGGCGCGCGCGATGCCGCGGGCTCCAATCCGCTCGATAGTCTGGCTGCTCCGGCGCTGTCTCCGCAGGATGCCCTGGCTGCTGCCATCGCGGGCAACGCGTATGCCGCGCCGACGGAGATGCCGGCGGGTGCCGTGCATGCCGACGAGATTGAGCGCACCTACGGTCCGCTCACCTGTAAGGCGCTGCCGGCACTCATGGAGTGGCTGGCCCTGCGCTCCGACTTGGATTCCCTGGCCGGCGAGACGCATGCCATCACCATGATGACCATCCACTCCGCCAAGGGCCTGGAGTTCCCGGCGGTGTTCGTGGCCGGCATGGAGGAGGGCATCTTCCCGCACGTGCACGACTTTGGCGGCAGCGATGACCCGGGTAAGCTTGAGGAGGAGCGTCGCCTGGCCTACGTCGCCATCACGCGCGCCCGCAAGCGCCTGTTCCTGACCTATGCGGCCACGCGTCGCACCTACGGCTCGACCTCTGCCAACCCGCGCTCGCGCTTCCTCAACGAGATTCCGTTTGAGGATATCGAGTTTAGCGGTATCGGTTCTGCCGGTTTTGAAGGCACGGGCTGGGAGAAGCGTGGCGACCGTCACGGCACCTTTGGCTCGGGCATGGGTTCGGATATGTATGGCGGCAAGGTGTTTGGCTCGCATACGCGCTCGACCGGCGGTTCCGGTTCGCGCGGTGGATCGAGCTTTGACGATTTCTTTGGCGGCAGCAGCTACGGGACCGAGCGCCATCGTGGGGTCTCGCCCGACGCCGGCCGTGTTGCCTCGACCTTTGGCTCGGGCGCGCTGCGAGCCAAAAAGCCGTCGTCCAAGGTGTCCCCGACGGTGGAGCGCAAGGTCGATCGCGCCAGCGCATCGCAGGACTTTGCCGCGGGCGATACCGTGAGCCATAAGACCTTTGGCACGGGTACCGTGATCTCGGTCGCCGGAGACATGATCGAGGTCCAGTTCGAAAAGACCGGCCAGACCAAAAAGCTCATGAAGGGATTCGCTCCGATCGTCAAGCTGTCATAA
- a CDS encoding undecaprenyl-diphosphate phosphatase, translated as MDIIELLKSAFMGLVEGITEWLPVSSTGHMILVDEFVKMNVSETFWNMFLVVIQLGAILAVCVLFFYDLNPFSPSKGKEGRRDTWVLWGKIVLGCIPAAAIGLPLNDWMEEHFYNAPVVALALIVYGVLFIVIENWRANKRDQAALAGSFGSRAVVAGGRPAGAHFAAPAAATAEDEDDDDSLDFGSITTLEDLSWKTALGIGCFQVLSLIPGTSRSGSTIIGGLLLGCTRSVASKFTFFLAIPVMFGASALKLVKYFIKGGTFGANEVAILGVGCVVAFVVSLIAIKWLMGFVRRHDFKCFGVYRIILGIVVLAYFFVLEPMLGL; from the coding sequence TTGGATATTATCGAGCTTCTAAAATCTGCCTTCATGGGCCTGGTCGAGGGCATCACCGAATGGCTGCCTGTTTCGTCGACCGGTCACATGATCTTGGTGGACGAGTTCGTCAAGATGAACGTGAGCGAGACGTTCTGGAATATGTTCCTGGTCGTGATTCAGCTCGGCGCCATTCTGGCCGTCTGTGTGCTGTTCTTCTACGACCTTAACCCGTTTTCTCCCAGCAAGGGCAAGGAGGGCCGTCGCGACACTTGGGTGCTGTGGGGCAAGATTGTGCTCGGCTGCATTCCCGCCGCGGCAATCGGTCTGCCGCTCAACGACTGGATGGAGGAGCATTTCTACAATGCTCCCGTCGTGGCGCTGGCGCTCATTGTGTACGGCGTGCTGTTTATCGTGATTGAGAACTGGCGCGCGAACAAGCGCGACCAGGCCGCTCTTGCCGGTTCGTTTGGTTCGCGTGCTGTGGTGGCGGGCGGACGCCCTGCCGGTGCGCACTTTGCGGCGCCCGCCGCGGCTACCGCTGAGGATGAGGACGATGACGATAGCCTGGACTTTGGCTCCATCACTACGCTCGAGGATCTGAGCTGGAAGACCGCGCTGGGTATCGGTTGCTTCCAGGTGCTTTCGCTGATTCCGGGCACGTCGCGCTCCGGCTCCACCATCATCGGCGGCCTGCTTTTGGGCTGCACGCGCTCGGTGGCATCCAAGTTTACGTTCTTCCTGGCCATCCCTGTCATGTTTGGCGCAAGTGCGCTCAAGCTGGTCAAGTACTTCATCAAGGGCGGCACGTTCGGCGCCAACGAGGTCGCTATTTTGGGCGTGGGCTGCGTTGTGGCCTTTGTGGTTTCGCTTATCGCCATCAAGTGGCTCATGGGCTTCGTCCGCCGTCACGACTTTAAGTGCTTCGGTGTTTACCGCATCATTCTGGGTATCGTAGTGCTCGCATACTTCTTCGTTCTGGAGCCTATGCTCGGCCTGTAA
- a CDS encoding universal stress protein, with protein sequence MNEGYTKVFVSLDGTEQQDFVLARAIKVAANNGAKLIIGHVIDSTALESAGSYPVDLVNGLEEAFKNSIAKQLEEAKANPDIPEVEVMIRAGRIRETLKDEMLDVVKPDLVLCGARGLSSIKYALLGSISTFLLRNTDCDILVVK encoded by the coding sequence ATGAACGAGGGCTACACCAAGGTATTTGTTTCACTCGACGGTACTGAGCAGCAGGATTTTGTGCTCGCACGCGCCATCAAGGTCGCCGCGAACAACGGCGCCAAGCTAATCATCGGCCACGTTATCGATTCCACGGCGCTCGAGAGCGCCGGTTCCTATCCGGTCGATCTGGTCAACGGCCTAGAGGAGGCATTTAAGAACTCCATCGCCAAGCAGCTCGAAGAGGCCAAGGCCAATCCCGATATTCCCGAGGTCGAGGTCATGATTCGCGCCGGCCGTATTCGCGAGACGCTCAAGGACGAGATGCTCGACGTGGTTAAGCCCGACCTGGTGCTCTGCGGCGCCCGCGGCCTGTCCTCGATCAAGTATGCGCTGCTGGGTTCGATTTCGACGTTCCTGCTGCGCAACACGGACTGCGACATCTTGGTCGTGAAGTAG